TCGACCAGATCGAGAACGGCACCTTCAAGCTGGAGTACCCGCTGCGGATAGACCGGGCGCGCCAGAAGATCTACTTCACCGGCGCCCTGATGGGCGGCATCGATCGCGACGCGGACGGCTTCATCAAGTCGGCGCAGGCGATGGCCATGTTCTACTACCTGGACACGTCGTCGCGCAAGGCCAACCTGCGCTCGCAGGCCTGGGAGTACGCCTTCCTGGACCTGATGGAGTCGCTCGAGTTCGAGCACATCCAGCTGGCCTGGTTCACGTCGCGCTCGCTGGCCGACGAGCTGGAGAAGAACACGACCACCGTGACGCCCTTCTTCAGCATCACCGTGGTGATCATGCTCATATTCACGGTGACCACGTGCCTCATGCGCGACGCGGTGCGCAGCAAGCCCTGGCTTGGCATCCTGGGCTGCGTGTCGGCCGCCGTGTCGGTCATAGCGGGATTCGGCATGGTCATCTACTTGGGACTCGAGTTCATCGGCATCAACATGGCCGCGCCGTTCCTCATGctaggtgagtgatgcatgcttTCTGCCAAAGTTGCGAATGCGCCTGGGCTGAGGCGAACATTCGAGACTTCGTCCTCTCGATCCTGGAGCACCGTGTTGCGCTTATCGTCGGTGATTCGTTCCAGAACTGTCGCGCGTATTGTTTCCTTGTGAAGGGAAACGTGTATGACCCGAGGCGGGAGATAAGGACAAAGTAATCTTTGCAAGGGAAGCTCTTTCTTATAATGGTCTTCTTTTTTAATTGGGAGAGTGCGACTGTCAAAGGTTTTGGGTAAAACGTTGCAGACCTTATTGTTATGTTTTAAAGGGGGCTGATGCACGTGTAAACACCATACGACCACCGGACGACGCTCAAGGATGCacagttatcatcatcagcgtcaCGCACCAGCGGACTCTGTAAAAACAGCTAACGCGATATCTTTTTTTCTGCTTCCTCCCGTCGAAACGAAGCACCAACATCTCTGGAAAAATGCTTTTGTTTCGACCTGCGCAAGAAAGCGAGACCCCCCGAAACTTCCGCCCGAGGTGTTTAGCCGCGTTTTCAATGCGCCGTCCGTGTCGCGTGGTCGTTCACACTGGACGATTCGAGGCCGCGGCGGGAAGTGTCGGCTTTAACGACTCCGCTGTTGGTTCGATGTCGCGCGGCGTAGCTCGTCCGCCCCACACCGTGCCTACATGGGATTGCGGGTTCCGAGAATGACGTGATCCGGCGCAATGCACCGGCGCGGCTAGaccgcgtatatatatatatgctttgaCCGCGTCGGAAATGACTCACGGGGCAAGAACTCTCACGTGGAAAGAGTGACGCTGCATTACGTCTGCCGTTTCCGAATTTCGTCACGCGTCGAATCTTCGGACGTTCACGCGGAATGTAGCCATCTCCCACATGTTGATGCCACTAgctactgaaaaaaagaaagagcaaggCTGGTGTTCGTGGGGAGAGAATCAAGAATCGGTGAAGATGAAGCAATGTCGTTGCGCATGTTTTGATCGCAACTGAAAATGTGGCTAGCCACGCGAACGATGGTACAAGTGGTGCGAACAGGATAGGTGCTGCTGTCCTGTTCGTACCCCTTGTCCCGTTGTCGGCGCTGCTAGCCGTGTTTGCCGTAAACAAACCAGAATTGTTCCTCAGTCATCGCACCAATCGGCTACATGCGCAGAAGGCTTTTGGTTCTTAGTAACGAGGTTGAGAATACGCTCGGACAACAGATATGCTTTTAAGGCCCTATGCGGTCCTTCCTTTGCTTGGAATGAATGGGTATGTCGTCGAATCACGAGCACTGCTCTGGGGTCCCGGGAATACATTCAGCATGAACTTCTTCAGGTAAAAAGTTCCAAGCACACGCAATCGCAACACATTTTTTTAAATCATCCGCGCGAAGTATTACGTAACCGGTGATCAATCTCCTTTCGTGGATCCACCACATTGCGTCCAGTGACAACAAGGAATAGtggagcgaaagaaagaaaaggggctGCGGTCTGAATAGATGGCACCATCATATTGCGCAAATCAAGGATATACCTCACGGGTACTTTAAAGATCAATATTTAATCAGACTAAAAACTGATGCGCCACCATTGAcaatcgtgtgtgtgtgtgtgtgtgtgggggggggggggggggttagattTGCTATGCAGCAGTTAAAATGAAGGCCGAGCTTctgttttgcatttcgcgccaAAACCGCTGTCCCGATGACGTCATTATATGCCACAAACATCGCGATGTTTGCTCGCGCGAATTTGGGCCTGCGTTATGCAGGCAATGCTCATAAAACGCGTCAGGTCGACTTTTCGTTTATTTTCGAATGATGCTTGACCGTTTTACTTCGACTCAAGTATGGGCCCAGCTAGACGTCGCCACAATCGTAGTGGCCATACGGTGCCTTAATACCACGTCTccacggcggcgctggcatcgagtc
This genomic stretch from Dermacentor silvarum isolate Dsil-2018 chromosome 2, BIME_Dsil_1.4, whole genome shotgun sequence harbors:
- the LOC119441769 gene encoding patched domain-containing protein 3 — translated: MRMDCVDRAVSWLFKVVGEFIARYPGYFVIVPLLVAACLATGIQRMVYVDDPEYLFSPVNGRSHDERRIVEALFPQNTSFNFDIGRQTKPEKFGRLIVVTRDGANLLTRKVWDEIMLLDQIIKNMTVLWDDDIWTYEQICARDGRFCYPNELLDFYPYIDQIENGTFKLEYPLRIDRARQKIYFTGALMGGIDRDADGFIKSAQAMAMFYYLDTSSRKANLRSQAWEYAFLDLMESLEFEHIQLAWFTSRSLADELEKNTTTVTPFFSITVVIMLIFTVTTCLMRDAVRSKPWLGILGCVSAAVSVIAGFGMVIYLGLEFIGINMAAPFLMLGE